Proteins co-encoded in one Tursiops truncatus isolate mTurTru1 chromosome 17, mTurTru1.mat.Y, whole genome shotgun sequence genomic window:
- the LOC101329976 gene encoding transcriptional enhancer factor TEF-4-like isoform X2 has protein sequence MGEPRAGAPLDDGSGWTGSEEGSDEGTGGSEGAGGDGGPDAEGVWSPDIEQSFQEALAIYPPCGRRKIILSDEGKMYGRNELIARYIKLRTGKTRTRKQVSSHIQVLARRKSREIQSKLKALKVDQVSKDKAFQTMATMSSAQLISAPSLQAKLGPAGPQTPELFQFWSGGSGPPWNVPDVKPFSQAPFSLSLTPPSTDLPGYEAPQALSPPALPPPAPSPPAWQARALGTARLQLVEFSAFVEPPDAADSYQRHLFVHISQHCPSPGAPPLESVDVRQIYDKFPEKKGGLRELYDRGPPHAFFLVKFWANLNWGPSGEEVGAGGSSGGFYGVSSQYESLEHMTLTCSSKTERAQLEDGRFVYRLLCSPMCEYLVNFLHKLRQLPERYMMNSVLENFTILQVVTNRDTQELLLCTAYVFEVSTSERGAQHHIYRLVRD, from the exons ATGGGGGAACCCCGGGCTGGGGCCCCCCTGGACGATGGCAGTGGCTGGAcaggaagtgaggaaggaagcGACGAGGGCACTGGCGGCAgtgagggggcggggggagatggGGGCCCAGACGCAGAGGGTGTCTGGAGTCCAGACATCGAGCAGAGCTTCCAGGAGGCCCTGGCCATCTACCCACCCTGTGGCCGGCGGAAAATCATCCTGTCCGATGAAGGCAAGATGTATGGTCGGAATGAACTGATTGCCCGCTACATCAAGCTGAGAACAGGGAAGACTCGAACTCGCAAACAGGTCTCTAGTCATATCCAGGTTTTGGCCCGAAGGAAATCGAGGGAAATCCAGTCCAAGCTCAAGGCCCTGAAGGTGGACCAGGTTTCCAAGGACAAGGCTTTCCAGACAATGGCCACCATGTCCTCAGCCCAGCTCATCTCAGCACCTTCCCTGCAGGCCAAACTTGGTCCCGCCGGTCCTCAGACCCCAGAGCTTTTCCAGTTTTGGTCGGGGGGTTCTGGGCCCCCCTGGAATGTTCCAGATGTGAAGCCATTCTCGCAGGCACCATTCTCCTTGTCACTGACTCCTCCATCTACTGACCTCCCAGGGTACGAGGCCCCCCAagccctctcacctcctgctttgcccccacctgccccatcaCCCCCAGCCTGGCAGGCTCGGGCTCTGGGTACTGCTCGGTTGCAGCTGGTAGAGTTCTCAGCCTTTGTGGAACCTCCGGATGCAGCTGACTCTTACCAGAGGCACCTGTTTGTACATATCAGCCAGCACTGCCCCAGCCCCGGAGCGCCCCCCCTCGAGAGTGTGGACGTCCGGCAGATCTATGACAAATTCCCTGAGAAAAAGGGTGGTCTGCGGGAGCTGTATGATCGTGGGCCCCCCCACGCCTTCTTCCTGGTCAAGTTCTGGGCGAACCTGAATTGGGGCCCGAGTGGCGAGGAGGTGGGGGCCGGCGGTAGCAGTGGTGGCTTCTATGGAGTGAGCAGCCAGTACGAGAGCCTGGAGCACATGACCCTCACCTGTTCCTCCAAG ACGGAGCGTGCCCAGCTGGAGGACGGGAGGTTCGTGTACCGCCTACTGTGCTCACCCATGTGTGAGTACCTGGTGAATTTTCTGCACAAGCTGCGGCAGCTGCCTGAGCGCTATATGATGAACAGTGTCCTGGAGAACTTCACCATCCTCCAGGTGGTGACAAACAGAGACACCCAGGAACTGCTGCTCTGCACCGCCTATGTCTTCGAGGTCTCCACCAGTGAGCGGGGGGCCCAGCACCACATTTACCGCCTGGTCAGGGACTGA
- the LOC101329976 gene encoding transcriptional enhancer factor TEF-4-like isoform X1: MGEPRAGAPLDDGSGWTGSEEGSDEGTGGSEGAGGDGGPDAEGVWSPDIEQSFQEALAIYPPCGRRKIILSDEGKMYGRNELIARYIKLRTGKTRTRKQVSSHIQVLARRKSREIQSKLKALKVDQVSKDKAFQTMATMSSAQLISAPSLQAKLGPAGPQTPELFQFWSGGSGPPWNVPDVKPFSQAPFSLSLTPPSTDLPGYEAPQALSPPALPPPAPSPPAWQARALGTARLQLVEFSAFVEPPDAADSYQRHLFVHISQHCPSPGAPPLESVDVRQIYDKFPEKKGGLRELYDRGPPHAFFLVKFWANLNWGPSGEEVGAGGSSGGFYGVSSQYESLEHMTLTCSSKVCSFGKQVVEKVETERAQLEDGRFVYRLLCSPMCEYLVNFLHKLRQLPERYMMNSVLENFTILQVVTNRDTQELLLCTAYVFEVSTSERGAQHHIYRLVRD; the protein is encoded by the coding sequence ATGGGGGAACCCCGGGCTGGGGCCCCCCTGGACGATGGCAGTGGCTGGAcaggaagtgaggaaggaagcGACGAGGGCACTGGCGGCAgtgagggggcggggggagatggGGGCCCAGACGCAGAGGGTGTCTGGAGTCCAGACATCGAGCAGAGCTTCCAGGAGGCCCTGGCCATCTACCCACCCTGTGGCCGGCGGAAAATCATCCTGTCCGATGAAGGCAAGATGTATGGTCGGAATGAACTGATTGCCCGCTACATCAAGCTGAGAACAGGGAAGACTCGAACTCGCAAACAGGTCTCTAGTCATATCCAGGTTTTGGCCCGAAGGAAATCGAGGGAAATCCAGTCCAAGCTCAAGGCCCTGAAGGTGGACCAGGTTTCCAAGGACAAGGCTTTCCAGACAATGGCCACCATGTCCTCAGCCCAGCTCATCTCAGCACCTTCCCTGCAGGCCAAACTTGGTCCCGCCGGTCCTCAGACCCCAGAGCTTTTCCAGTTTTGGTCGGGGGGTTCTGGGCCCCCCTGGAATGTTCCAGATGTGAAGCCATTCTCGCAGGCACCATTCTCCTTGTCACTGACTCCTCCATCTACTGACCTCCCAGGGTACGAGGCCCCCCAagccctctcacctcctgctttgcccccacctgccccatcaCCCCCAGCCTGGCAGGCTCGGGCTCTGGGTACTGCTCGGTTGCAGCTGGTAGAGTTCTCAGCCTTTGTGGAACCTCCGGATGCAGCTGACTCTTACCAGAGGCACCTGTTTGTACATATCAGCCAGCACTGCCCCAGCCCCGGAGCGCCCCCCCTCGAGAGTGTGGACGTCCGGCAGATCTATGACAAATTCCCTGAGAAAAAGGGTGGTCTGCGGGAGCTGTATGATCGTGGGCCCCCCCACGCCTTCTTCCTGGTCAAGTTCTGGGCGAACCTGAATTGGGGCCCGAGTGGCGAGGAGGTGGGGGCCGGCGGTAGCAGTGGTGGCTTCTATGGAGTGAGCAGCCAGTACGAGAGCCTGGAGCACATGACCCTCACCTGTTCCTCCAAGGTCTGCTCCTTTGGCAAGCAGGTGGTGGAGAAGGTGGAGACGGAGCGTGCCCAGCTGGAGGACGGGAGGTTCGTGTACCGCCTACTGTGCTCACCCATGTGTGAGTACCTGGTGAATTTTCTGCACAAGCTGCGGCAGCTGCCTGAGCGCTATATGATGAACAGTGTCCTGGAGAACTTCACCATCCTCCAGGTGGTGACAAACAGAGACACCCAGGAACTGCTGCTCTGCACCGCCTATGTCTTCGAGGTCTCCACCAGTGAGCGGGGGGCCCAGCACCACATTTACCGCCTGGTCAGGGACTGA